One genomic region from Glaciimonas sp. PAMC28666 encodes:
- a CDS encoding type IV pilus twitching motility protein PilT: protein MDITELLAFSVKNKASDLHLSAGLPPMIRVNGDVRRINLPPLDHKAVHSMIYDIMNDGQRKVYEENLECDFSFEIPGLARFRVNAFTQDRGAAAVMRTIPSKILSLEQLNAPRIFGELSLKPRGLVLVTGPTGSGKSTTLAAMVNHVNENEYAHILTIEDPIEFVHQSNKCLINQREVGPHTHSFDNALRSALREDPDVILVGELRDLETIRLALTAAETGHLVFGTLHTSSAAKTIDRIVDVFPGEEKEMVRAMLSESLQAVISQTLLKTKDGTSRVAAHEIMLGTPAIRSLIRDSKIAQMYSTIQTSSNVGMQTLDSNLTDLVKRNIISSATARYSAKTPDNFPG from the coding sequence ATGGACATTACCGAACTTCTGGCCTTTTCGGTCAAGAATAAGGCTTCCGACTTACATTTATCTGCGGGGCTACCGCCAATGATCCGGGTAAATGGGGACGTTCGCCGCATCAATTTGCCCCCACTTGACCACAAAGCCGTTCATAGTATGATTTATGACATCATGAACGATGGTCAGCGCAAAGTGTATGAAGAAAATCTCGAGTGCGATTTTTCGTTTGAAATTCCGGGATTAGCGCGATTTAGGGTAAATGCGTTTACCCAGGATCGCGGTGCCGCTGCCGTTATGCGGACCATTCCATCCAAGATTCTTTCCCTGGAGCAACTTAATGCGCCACGTATTTTTGGCGAGCTCTCGCTAAAACCGCGCGGTCTTGTACTGGTCACTGGCCCGACCGGTTCGGGCAAATCCACCACTCTCGCGGCGATGGTCAATCACGTCAACGAAAATGAGTACGCCCATATTCTGACGATTGAAGATCCGATTGAGTTCGTCCATCAGTCAAATAAATGTCTGATTAATCAGCGTGAAGTAGGCCCGCACACGCACTCCTTCGACAACGCGCTTCGGTCGGCCCTGCGGGAAGATCCGGATGTCATTCTGGTCGGCGAATTACGTGATCTGGAAACTATCCGATTGGCGCTGACGGCGGCTGAAACCGGTCACCTGGTGTTCGGCACACTCCACACCTCTTCCGCAGCAAAAACGATTGACCGGATCGTCGATGTGTTTCCAGGAGAAGAAAAAGAAATGGTACGAGCAATGTTATCTGAATCATTGCAAGCCGTCATTTCGCAAACGCTGCTCAAGACCAAAGACGGCACCAGCCGCGTTGCCGCTCACGAAATCATGCTCGGCACACCGGCGATCCGAAGCCTGATCCGCGATAGCAAAATTGCTCAGATGTATTCGACGATACAAACCAGCAGCAACGTTGGCATGCAAACGCTCGATAGCAATCTGACCGATCTCGTGAAGCGCAATATTATTTCCTCGGCCACCGCACGCTACTCGGCTAAAACGCCGGATAATTTTCCAGGTTAG